The sequence below is a genomic window from Bacteroidales bacterium.
ACCATTTTGCACAAGCATTGAAGCAATTTTCTGGATTTCTGATGAACTGTTGGCTCTCGCAAGTGGGTTGTAATTGCTTGAAACGCTTGGGTCGGCAAAGTTTAAAACTTTCACTTTTATATTTTTTGAATTTAGGTAATTTGAAGTTTTATAAAATAACTCTTTGGCTGGATCATGCACTATTAAAGAAGATTTCATTGTAAATATGCTTGGAATAAGCACCACACTTGATTTTCCCGTGCCAGTGCCTCCGATAACAATTGCATTTTGGTAAGAATCCTTTACAGATAAATTCTTTTTTCCTGTGAGACAAAAACCATAATCGGAGAAAAAAGAAAATACTTTGCTGGAAGAAGCAAACTCTGCATTATATACGCCCTTTTCTTTGTAATTGAAAATGCCTAAAACACCATCAATTATTTTGAATATAACAGCAAATATTATTTCAAATATTTTTACGATTTTTTTGATTTCTTCCATAGTTGAAAATTTTTTAAGATTAATAATTTTTATTTAATCTGTCCTTTAAGCCAGCCATTAAAGGTTTGCAGGAATATTTCAGCAAACCTTGTTATGCTGTATAGGGCAATTAATAATAATTTGAAAATTACCTTTACAAGACCTGTAAATAGTTTCAGAAGCATATCTTTCATGATATTCAGTTTTAATTTGTGAATTATTTGCTATCAATGCCAGCAGTTGCAATGACTTTCGCACCTTTGTTTTCAAACATTTTCTTAAAGAATGCATAAACAATTTTAAACTCTTCGTCATTTTCTGTGTTCACGGGTTGATAAACAAAATAAATTGTTATGCCATTTAAGTTTTTTAATACAACCTGCGATTCAAAATATTTACTGACGGAATCAGCTTTAGAACTTAACGAATTCAATGTTTCTGAGTTGTAAAATGAAATTTCATTTGTGTTTTGCATTAAATCCGAGTAAACAAGCATTATTTTATTTTCTGCTTTACTTTCAGAAAGCAAATTCAACTCCTGTGCTATCGGAACATATATTGAAGTATTGTCTTTTCCGGTTTTCGTTTTTGAAACATCATTAAAAATCTGTTCAATATTTGAATAAAATGAGTTAACCTTATCAATTCTTTTAGCTTCATTTGAAAGCCAATCGTTTTCAGCTTCTATGCCTGCTTTCTGTGAACGATTAAAGCTCACGTCCGAAATGTCTACAAGTTTAAACATTGCACCATTCCATCGGTTTTTATTCAAATCAAAAAATGACTCAATATCATTTTTGTTTGGTTTTACAAGCATAGCGTCAGTAATATCACTCATCACAACAACCCCTGTTGTTGGATAATGAATGCTGTTTGCATATAAATATACTCTGATAAAAGCTGTAGCGAATAAGACAAATAGAAATACTTTTGCAATTATTTTTTTCATAATTATTCCTCCTTATTATTAAAGTTTGTAAAATTTATTTCTGTGTATTCAAGCTCAGGTGTCTTTTCAGAGAAGCAGTCGGGAACTTTTCGGTCGGTGCGAAACATTAAGTTCGCACCTTTGAAAATTTCGACTGCTTCATTGTATAGTTTTTTAATTTCTTCAATTGTATGGTCAGCGTAGCTTTTTATTTCTACTACCATTTTGCCTCGTTCAACCAATTCTGCATTTAAATTTTTAATTCTTTGTTCAGTTTGTTTTATTTCGTTTTCTCTTGCCTTTATTTTGTCTTCAAGCTTTTTGTATTCATTAAATTTTTGTTTTTCTTCTTTGGTTGGGCTGTATTTGTAAGAAATAAAGGCGGTCACAGCGAATAGGAAAAGATTAACAATTATAAAAGCAAATGCTCCGATGTCAGTACCAAGCTTTTTAAACATAAGTGAGCGTAGCATTGCCAACACATAAAAAAGAGCTGTCATTCCGACAAAAACAATTGACAGGAAAACGATACTTTTTTTGTTTTCTGCTTCGTTATTCTTAACGTGTGTGCCTGTTACATGAGCGAAATACACAATAAACAGTGTTAAGAAGAAAGAAATTACAATTGAAAATAATTTGTTTTCTCCCAAGAATTGAAAAGCAAGAGCGTTGAAAAATGTTTCTGCAATACATGGCAATGCTGACATTGTATAAATTGTTTTTACATCTTTACTTACATTTTCACACTCCTTGCCTTCAAGAACAGTTTTGTCATTACTGTTTAATTCTTCAAGTTTTTTGACTTGCTCCTTAGCTGTCTTTTCTTCTTCTTCAAGGTTTTTCCTGTCGGTATTAATGCCCGGAATCTGAGACAGTGGCTGTAATTTCTTGTATGTATAGCTTATTAACTGCTCATAGCCGGATTTAAATTCGCCGATGTAATGAATTAACTTGTCGCCGACAAGAGCAGGGAGTTTGCGTTCTGCATAGTTTTTTCCAAGCTTGCGTGCAAGGTTTTTTAACTCTGCATCTTTTCTCTTTATGAACTTTTCAAGTTCATGGTCTACAATTTTAAATTGTGCGCTGTTGTTGTTTTTCATATGATTTATATTTAGTTAATTATTAAAAATTTATTTCACGACATTTTGAATTTATTTTTTTTGAATCCCGCAAATCTTTTATTTCATTCAGCTTTGCTTCGTAATCCGATAAATAGATTTCAATTTTTTTCTCGTCAAAATCCTTTTGGGACACTTTTTTAGCGTAGCGTTCGAATCTGTCTTCCAAGTCTTGCCAGTTGTCTGTCGGCGGAAACACTTGCTCCCCTTCATTGTCTGTGGAAACATATATCGTTGAAAATTCGTCATCATCTGAAATGTTTTGATATATGTATCCTACATGTTGCTTACTGCCATCAGGCATAATGCAATTAACAATGACAGGGTCGCCGATTGTCTTAGGCATTTTGAATTCAGTTGTAATTTTATTTATAGTTTCTGTTCTCATGCTGATTTACATTTCAATTTCGTATTCTCTTTCGTTATCATTGCCTTTATCTCTCAATGATTCCAATTCCTTTTCTCTTGCTGATTTTTCGGAAGTTTGCACTTCTTCGGGTTTTACTTCGCTTGTCGGGCTTACGGGTTTTGAAACCTCTTGCTTTTTAGCTTGGATATTGTTTTTGTCCCTAATTGCTTTGAGTTTATTTTCTCTCTCAATTTGCTTGTTTAAAGTATATTCGCCGGGAATTCTGTCTGGTTCTGCAAGATCCCGCCCGTATTGCCTAAATTTCCTTTTAATTGCTTCTAAATCTTTTGCGACTACAAAGATTGGCATGTCCTTAGCATCCCTTGCCCAGTATTCAACTTTGCGCGTTTCATTGTTGTATTCACGATGTATGCGACCGATTAGTATTTGTTCTCCATTTGACCAATAGAGCACGGAGATGAAATGTTGTCCTTTGGCATTTCTGCCAAATTCGAGGAACCTGAGTTTTGAAAATGGATTCATAATTTTTAAGTTTTAATGGTTAATAATTAAATTAATTTTTTTGCTTCTTCTCGTCTTTGGATTCTTTGTCATCCGTATCTTCCTTATAAATTCTACCGATGGAATGTTTTTTGTTATTTGCTGTTTGAGCCAAAAAAGTTAAAAACTGATTGTGTTTGTTTGGGTCGTATTCTACAAAAATTGTTTTGTATTTAATTTTCTTTTTCATGACTTTGAGATTTTAAAGTTTATATTTAATTTTTATTTGTATTTAAAGTGCTTGTGTTCTTGTTTACCTCGCTGTTGTTTTGTTTGCAATATTGACTTCCCTTTGTTTTATTTTTTTAAAATTTTCATAATCATCAAAAAATTATTTAATAAGTAAGAATTCATTGAAGAGTTAAGACATTTAGCTTTAAAATCTTTGCTTGCAACACGAATATTTGTGCAACCGCAAGAATATTTTTTTAATTTTGATCCAACCTTCTCAACGTTTGAATCAGCATTCTCGGCTTTGTTAAAAACAAAGCCCACTGTTCCTTCAAAAAGTCCGTTTTTTCGTAAAAAATTTACAAACGGAGAGTCCTGCCTGATTTCTATAGTGTGTCCACTTTGGTCGCAGGGAATTCCCAAATTACTCGCCTTTAATCGAAACTCAACATCATGATAATTTCTGTAATTATTTATTTTTATTTTTCTGACCTCGTGTTGCCATTGATGTATCATTTCGTGTAATAATATTGAAAGTATTACAATAGTTGGTTCTCCTTTAATTACGATGTGTCTGCTTATTTTTATATGATTGTTTGCTCCGAATCCATTACGTTCAATATAATATTGTCCGAGTGTTGTAATAGCCATTCTTTCTATTGATATTACAGGAATAGTTAAGGAATCATTAAAAAACTCTTTATTAAACAATTCAAATTTTATATAAAGTGTTTGGGTTATTTCTGAAAATTTCCAAACACGATTATCGAGAGAATGAATATGATGCATTATCTCTTCATTTACACGTTCTCCGCTTTTTTTAAACCAGTCGTTTTCATTAATAATTATTTCATTAATTTGCTCCGTATCATTTGGTTTATTTCTTAGTATGAGTTCAGTATTTTTCATTTTAGTTTAAACTTAAATTTTGAATATTTTTTGAAAATTTATTTTACAAATTTAATTTGTCGTTCCCCTTTAAATACTACGCTTTACTTTGCGTTTTCTTGACAGTTAATCTGACGTTAGCCATCCGTTAATTAAAATTTTTATATAGTTCTGCAATAATATTTTCTATGACTTGTATTCTTTTGTTATTCCTTAAGTCGTTGAGTGTCGCCCTTAAAACTTCATTTTTAAGCATATTTCCTCTCTCATCTATGAAATGTGCCTTTAATAGCTGATGTTGTTTTTTATTGTCAGGAATAAACCCGTTTACCATTAACTGCTCAAATAGGTAAACTAAACTTTTTGTATATGTATGCCATTCTATACTTGCGGTTATATCCTCGTTTCCGATAAAGTGGGATTTAAAAATTTTAAAATCACAGGAAATAAATCCGTGTGAAGCTAAAAGTTCGTGAAGTTTCAATAGTGTTTTATCGCCTTTAAGCCAGCCGATTTTGGTTCTAAAAACTGAAGTTTTATTATCGGGAAAATGAAAATTTTGAAGCGAGGAAATATTTTGACGGTAATTTTCTCCGAAAATTAAAGTTATTTCGTCTCGCACTATTTGCCGAATACTTGCTTCGATTTCCTGTCCGTTTGTTGTTGAATTCATATCGAGTACTTTTTATTTGAGTACCCATAGAATCC
It includes:
- a CDS encoding SprT-like domain-containing protein; the encoded protein is MKNTELILRNKPNDTEQINEIIINENDWFKKSGERVNEEIMHHIHSLDNRVWKFSEITQTLYIKFELFNKEFFNDSLTIPVISIERMAITTLGQYYIERNGFGANNHIKISRHIVIKGEPTIVILSILLHEMIHQWQHEVRKIKINNYRNYHDVEFRLKASNLGIPCDQSGHTIEIRQDSPFVNFLRKNGLFEGTVGFVFNKAENADSNVEKVGSKLKKYSCGCTNIRVASKDFKAKCLNSSMNSYLLNNFLMIMKILKK